The genomic stretch CTAGCTAAGCAAATTAATGCCTATTTGGATAATCAGGTTAATTAAGTGCTTATATCTCAACCAACTCAATCCAAACATAACCTAAGTTACTCCTAACATCAACTCAATTTAACCAAAAGACCTACAAACAAATTGAATCAATATTCACTCACTATAAACCAATTTTTCTAGGGTTTAAGAAaagcaataaaaaaacaaaccttATCTTCCCAAACTTGGAAAAAATGGTATGAGTAACAAGCATAGACGGTTTAGAAGAAACCCTAGTCTCCGCAAACCACCGCGACGGCACACCAGTAATCACAACCGTATCCGGTTCACTTCTCAAACTCCTATTCCCATTCCGAAAAGCATAAAACTCTTCCCAACTCTTCTTCATCCCCTCAAAATCATCACCCTCCGGAACACCAACCTCAAGCCTAAACCTAACCCCTTGCAGATTCATCTCAACCCCGTTCAATTTCTCAACAAACCCGTTCCTCCACTTCACAACGTCGTTTTCAGTTTTCTCGCTCAAAAACGACAGGTCCCAGATGTGGAGCGTGCCGTAAACGACAGGGTCTTCGCGTTTGCGCTTCTTGAGGTCTTTGGTGAAGCGTTTGAATTGGAGATGTTCCTCCGGGAGAGAGAAGGGGAGAGAGTGGGAGGTTTGGAGGAAATCGAGAAGGGATTGTTTGGTTTTCCATTCGTCGATTTGGGTTGTTATGGAGGATGGGGTGGAAGGGTGTACGGTGAGGTTGAGTTTGATGCGTGGTAGGAGAGTGAGGTCTTTGTCGATTTCTAGGGTTGCTGTTGGGGGGATTAGGGCTAGGTTTTGTTGGTCCTCCATTTTTATCTTCATGCTCATAGCTCACTCACTCAGTCAGTCAACTGCTGTTGTTTTCTTCTGctactttttttttcttatgtCGTCAAAATCATTTTATTAAGAgagtaaaaataattgtttttgatATTTACTAAATTGGTTTTAGAGATTTGGGttaaactttgttttttttttttttttttttttttgatcaagttaaactttgttttattttagttattttgataatttattctggcaattcttttttaaatatttcttgACAACAAATTTAATCTTCACTTTtattaatcaatttttaaaaaatacaaaataaaatgttatggatcGAGATCAAGACTCGTACTTGAATTATAAAGTTTGATTTGGATTCCTGGGATGGATCTATAACATCTCAATGTTCaagttaattaataaatttgaaaatagGTAAAGTGAAATATGTAGTATGAATGTCTCTTATGCAGTCTTACGCACTTACTTAAAAGTATTTCTATTTTTGAACTGAGTTGGTTATTGGGCTTTTTTTAAACACTAATAGGTCTTTTTTCATTAAACTTTTGACTGGTGCAGAATACAAAATATTAtagataataaataaaacaaaacttcatttttattcaaaataattagAAATGGGAACCTCCTGATCATGAATTTTATAAATGCAATGTCGATTAGCCTTATGTGGATGGTATTTGAGGAATTGGTACTTAAAATAACTATGAAAGAATTGTGGTGATGGCGGCGTAGTTGAACTAGAGTCTAATGATCTTATTCTCGGGAGTGTATGGGTAATGGTCAATTAGACAAATAATCAATTAAACATATAAGAGAACTGGGAGGGTTTCATCGGATCAAAGACTGAGTGAGAGAactgtatgtgtgtgtgtgtgtgtgtgtgtgtaagagagagagagagagagagagagagagagagagagagagagagagagagagagagagagagagagagagagagagagagagagagagagagagagagagagagagagagagagagagggtggTAATTGGTGATGAAATAAGGGAATGAGTGAGACTCTCAGGATATTACTACTGAGTGAGAATCCCAAAATGACATAGTTTACATTCTAACTAGTTTGGCGGGTTTGGGTACCCACAGTTCAGTTTATGTTACCCAGTCCACGCACTTAACCCCCCTTAAGCTGCTAATTTAACTCGTTGGACTGTTTCAACCCAcccattttcctttttctttggtttttggcGGTTTGGACTGGGTCAACGGGTTTAATCCAGCCTTAGTCATGACCATCGTAGTGAATTTTGTTGAGGATTGTTGTCTTACTCGTATTATGTTCGGATATGATTGCAAGCTAAAGGTGGAAGCAATTGACGAAAGGAGAAACCTTAGAATCAACTCAAAATCAATTtgcttaaaattgaagaaaaattgaACCGTTTTCTAAAGGTCGAgttaattttttctaattttcccAAGAATACTGTGGCTGATATATTAACCCAACatgtaaaaataattgtttttttatatttacgTAATATCAatagtttttttcaaaaatacacttccgaaatttATACGACCATGTATTTCATATCAAATTTTGTCACAAATTAGAGTCTGACTCACTTACAAATAAATTGTCTGTGAATGAGGTGTGTCCATAAATACATTTCCCAAGCCTTTTTCCATATAATTTctatttttctccccctttttattaTTGGGTCTATAGCCCATATTAATATGGATCAAGGTTATTTTTCGAGATTTTATCCTAACACTCAACTTTACCTGGCACCGCCCCCACAACTCTTATGCAATTGCCATTTTAACAtgttaaatttttaaaaagttatttcACAAAAGCATTGTTCCATTTCGAGATTTTCCAAAATCTCTGGTGATTTCTGGATTTTTCATATAGACTACTGAACATTTAAAATTTATGACCAGTAAGTATAAGTTTTTGCCTCATTTATTAATTTATACCATATTTTTCATGCATTTTAccgaatttttaaaaatatccgaaaaataacatattttgtatgaatttttacctaattttaaaaaaacatcgGTAGAACATATGCATGTCTACCGATTATTTTGAAAAATCTGGTAAAGATGCATACATTTTTCAGGATTTATTTAAAACTCCGGCAAAAATGCATACATTTTATcgggttttttttttaagaattcgGTAAAAATGCATATGTTCTATACTTTTTTTAAAATCCGGAAAATGTTAAgcattattattgattttttgaaaaatctgaaaaTATTCATAATTGTACCTGATTTTTTAAAAATCGGGTAGGTTAAataatattgttttgttttttagtgAACACTAGATGATTGCTTCTCAGCTGCATGATAAAGTTGGAGCTGCTATTTTGATGGCTTGAGCGATGCGAGGTCACGTAGAGGACTTGCATCTCCGAGCGGGAAGAGCGCCACCGATTCTCATATGAGGCGGCTGACTGATTAGTTTAAGTTTCGTGCACCCTGGACTACCCGACATAGAAGATTTAGACCTACTTCTGGCCGGACGGGAGATGATGATGAGCCAGTTGATGTTCATACAGCAGTTCACTATGACATGCAGATGATGGTGGAGACACGGGTTTCCTAACATTCAGAGACGACAGATGCTCCCCATCCTTCTAGGGCATAGGCTCCAACTAATACATATGTTACTTCGTAGACGGCTTCTGAGGCGCCTCTTATGAATGACATGGAGGTTACCCCTCCTATTAAGACATAGGTCACTGCTTCAGCTTCGACTGAGTCGTTTGTACACACAAATGAAAGGTTTCCTGGTAGGCCTAGTGACTATTCTTTTCTCACTAGATATGCGGATCATGTGGCATTTTGATTATGGAAGGGATATGTGTGTATATGATATGTTGATGATGTGACTTTATTTATTATTGACACTTTGAAATTAATTggttctttttattttgtttgttacaAGATTGAATTTCGCTGGAGGTGCCCACCCATGGGTTAAAACTGAGTAAGTTCTCAGATGTCGTGGTCCCATGGGAGATGAAGGCGATTGTTGGGAATTGCGGTCTCCTTCGTGGACTGTTCGCTAACCATGCTCAATACTCAGTTATTGATAGGCTTTGTTGAGCGATGGCATTAGGAGACATTTTCCTTTCATCTTGTATTTGGTAAAATGACGATTACATTGAATTATGTCTCTTTTGTGATCCATATTCTGCTGGCATGTAGTTTCTTCACCTCCTATCATTAGCCATGATCTGGCATGTATGACTATTGTATATATAGAGTTATCAAATGGGCTGGGCCAATCCACTTCGGTCTGGTGGGCTAAAATGTTTAAATGGGCTGGTCTGACCGACCCTGATTGCCTAATGGGCTACAGAAAATGAACCTAACCCGTTTTTCAAAGGCTCGTGCAGTCTGATGGCCAGCCTGACCCGTATTTCAAtaatatagttttaattttataaaaagggaTGTAATGATAAAAGCTATATAACATAAGTAAAAAATTATCATAAACTTAgttaagtgatgtttaaaatattcatcaaatcaacatctatatatatatatatatatatatatatatatatatatatatatatatatattaataccaCAAAAACATCCATGTAAGAGtacaaagtaacttaatattatcaccatatttatcaaaaaaattcttcatctcacaaccatttccttgatcacatcatcttaaaaatatattttcatcctctttaacttttctttatcgtGAAAATACATTTATGCAATCATATCTTATCTAAATCTTTTTTCCCCAAAATttatcaaaatctttttttaatgggtCAGCCCAAAGCCTGCTTGGCTCGACCCAATCCATGAAAAACATAGGCCCGATGGGCTGGGGCCAAGATGATAGGGTCGTGTTATTTAAGGTATTTTTTGCCCTGACTGCACTAAATTATTGGGCGTATGGGACGGCCTGATGGGCCGAGTCCATTTTTACAGCTTTAACTGTATAGGATTTAGGGGTTTCTAATGAGTAAGTGATAAAGGAGTTTAGATTTTGCAGGGATGCTCATTTTTGCCTATCTTGTATGCGGGATAGGTATGGCGATCTAGTGCACCAGGGTGTGCATGAAGCGTTTGTTAGGGTATACATGCTACGTTTGGTATGATGCACTATCTTAGCGGATAAGTATCATGTACATATAGATGCGAAATACATGCGTCCAATTACTCGCCTTGAGCATTGTAGTTGGACATGAAGGTGTGCTACATTGACTATTCTATATGCTACGCTTGGAGATGCGACTATTTTTTGGACCAAGCAGCTTGTCGGTCATATAAGTCTATTTCAGGTATAACCAAATTATTATTTCTTATTATGTTAGTTCTTTTTATGACATTTCTCCTAGTTATCTAAGTCTTTGTTATTGTGCAGTGTTGGATATACGAGTGTTTCTCGTCCATTTGTGATATAAGGGTTTTTTCTACCACTAATGAGTTACCACGGGCCAAGATATTGAGGGGCATACACGCACACCCGGAAGGTGTTGCGGAGTACAGAAGGAGGATTGATGCGTTAATTGTAGACGATGTCATCTAGACACCCTATGCATACCATAAAGTGAATCAGGAGTTCGATGACACTTCACTTTTCTGGTTATCTGCGATGGGGGACGTTAATGGCTAGACACTTACCTAAGAGGTGTATAAGCTAGTTTGGATATGTCCAGGACATCCCACGACTAGTATCTATTATTGCATCTGAGGGCATTAATAAATGGTCTACTAGTACATTTTGGGTTCTGCACACGCCATTGGAGATCGGGTAGTGGATGTTCAGTTCCCTACAGAGTGTATAGATGGGTACTTGAAGTGGTGCTTTATTGTATTACACCCTCGCATCATTCAACATGGTGCAGATGGCGCTCAATGCCTACAGATGATAACATACATTGTGGATAACCTCATGACTTTGATGAACTCATATGGCGTGGTTTATACTTCGGCATCGCAGACAACACGCATAGCATTACTTAAACATTTTTGTGTTATTTGTATATTATGTGTAGTATTA from Vicia villosa cultivar HV-30 ecotype Madison, WI linkage group LG4, Vvil1.0, whole genome shotgun sequence encodes the following:
- the LOC131596473 gene encoding uncharacterized protein LOC131596473, with the translated sequence MSMKIKMEDQQNLALIPPTATLEIDKDLTLLPRIKLNLTVHPSTPSSITTQIDEWKTKQSLLDFLQTSHSLPFSLPEEHLQFKRFTKDLKKRKREDPVVYGTLHIWDLSFLSEKTENDVVKWRNGFVEKLNGVEMNLQGVRFRLEVGVPEGDDFEGMKKSWEEFYAFRNGNRSLRSEPDTVVITGVPSRWFAETRVSSKPSMLVTHTIFSKFGKIRNLNVAEDDSGKDANDDSGDLVSGLYCKIVVQFEKYRDFHDALRVLSGRSLQKQGSRLKADYVVTWDKDEFFRNSRNQIQERNNAISTAASDHYRSEAPRRQVYNSRHSPDKARSRRFRE